A stretch of DNA from Thiothrix subterranea:
TCGATACCGAAGCGGTGAGATGATTGGCATCCCCGATGCGGTCTTTGCCGGTGAAGCGGTTTTCAGCGAATAATTGGTTGTAATTCAAACTGCGGGCGGAGGAGTCAAATACCGGGATGTTGCTTTGGTCACGGTAAGGCGTGTAGGTGTAGAACAAACGCGGCTCTAAGGTCTGGATATAACGCCCTTGCTTGATGTTGCGCTCAAAAAACAAGCCTGCGTCGACGCTGGCACTGGGAACTGTGCGGCTAATTTGCGTGCTGTCAGCGTCATCAAGCTGGTATTGCGTGTGACGCAGTGTCAGTGAGGGTTTGACATAAGCTGCTTCGCTGCTAAAGCGTTTGCTGGCTCGGGTGGTGAAATCCAAGCGCGTGCCGTTGGTTTCCGTGGTGCTGCCGGTAAAGTTGGTGTATTCGGTTTCCGCATCAAGATTCAAGCCATTGTAGGTTTGTGGCGGATCGTAGCGCACCAGTAATTGTGGTAAACGGGCGTGGGGGGCGATACCGCCATCCAGTACCTGATAGTCCTGTAACAGGGTTGAAAACGACCAATATTGACCACTTGTCCGGTATTCCAAACGCCGCTCTAGGTTCACCACGCTGGTGGCTTCGAGGGAGTTGCCAAGATCCACGAAATATTGATCATCTGACACCCCTTCGGCTTTTAATTGCAGGCTGGATTTTGGGTCGAAGCGGGTGTCATTTTTTACATTGAAGTAATAGCGATTGTCCTTGTCACTCTCACTGTCATTGGGAAGCAACACATAAGCGGCTTCTCCCCGGTGTTTGTCTGTCAGGTAACGGAATTCGGTGCCTAGTTGCAAGCCGCGATTAGTCAGTAAGGACGGGGTTAAGGTCAGGTCATAGTTTGGGGCAAGATTCCAATAGTAGGGCAAACTAAGTTGCAAACCAGAGCGTTCGTTCGTGCTCATGACTGGCCAAAGAAAGCCAGATTTACGCGCATCGGTTAGTGGAAACGAAAAATACGGCAAATACCCGATGGGGACATTGCGTATTTTCAGGGTGGCATTGCGGGCGCTGCCGCGTTCTTTGCGATGATCCAGATAAATAGTGCTGGCATTCAAGCTCCAGTCAGGCTTATCCACAGGACAGGTCGTGTAGGTGGAATCTTCCAAGCGGGTTAAATCCGGGGATTCTTGGACGACACGCTTGCTGAAGCCCTGACCATTAGCTTGTGACAGATCGTATTCGGCTTCCTGCATTTCGCCAGTATTTTGCGGAAGGTTATAGCGGAGTTCACGGCTGCGCACTTGCATGTCGTTACTGCTAAAATTGACGCCACCGGACGCGGTAACAATACCGGCTGGTTGTTCATAGCTGGCTTGGTCTGCCGTCAATTTGTTGTTTTCTTGAGAAATATGGACGTTGCCGCTCATGGTTGAAATGCCTTGGCTACGAAATAAGGCAGTATCAGCTTCAATGTAAACGGCTTGTGGGGAGAGGTTGCCGGGGCGCTGAACCCCGTTTGTTTTATCGGTAGCGGGTACAGGACACGCCATCCACCCGGTTTGCGCTAGTGCCACGGCGGGGCTGCACGCCACTGCCAACAGGGTGCTCAACAAGAAATGCTGTTGTAATCTGGTTCTCATGCTTTCCATGCAGCATTTAAAGCGCCCTAACATCGCACACTCTGGGCAGAGACTCAATGAGAAATATCTGGCACATTGCTGCTTTTTAATTGAAACCGTAACAAAAAAAAGTGTAACCTACCCACACTTGCGACAAATCAATTTATGAAAGCAGCTGCATCTTGCACTGCAAATGGTGTCATTATTTTATTTTGAGCCATAAAATTATTTATTTTTGAATAAATTTCAAATATCATCTTGAAATGTAGAATATTTATTCAGATAATAGTGATTCTAAGGTCAGAATCAAAAAACCCTTTTAATGCGTTCTTGTGAGGGAAAAAAGTGAGAACTGCGGATTATATGAGCGGAATGCCCGGCATGACGACTTTACAAAGCAACAGCCAAGACAACGAAACAGGTCATACATCCATGCAGACAGATGATGCGATGAATAAACGTGGTCGAGGACGCCCCAAAGGCGCGACTTCCAGTACGCTTGCTGATGTGCGAACACAGGCAGCGGATGAGAAGCGCAAAATTCGGGAAGAATTGACACATAAGATCAACCAGTTGCGCAATCAGCTTGAAGAGCTTGACGCTAACTACAAAGAAGAAGTACGCGAACTGCGTGAAGCTCTTCGTGCCAGTGAACAACGGGAAGCCTTTTTCAGAGCAGCGTTGGAAGATCGTCTACAGGTGGTCGCTGAGCATATCCATAAAAGCTTAACCGATTGGGCAAATGCTGAACTGGAAGAAGGGCAGATCACCCAGCGGAAACGCGGGCGACCGCGCAAAACCTTCAAATAAGTTTAGTGTAAAACACGCGAGATAAGATGATGTCGAGCGTCAGCCCGGCACATCTTTTATCAGCAAGCGCTCCAATATTTTTTGGTAAATAATCGTGAGCGCGTTTAAATCATCCACTGCAACACATTCGTTGACCTTGTGGATGGTTTTGTTGACTGGTCCCAGTTCCATCACCTGCGCACCTGTAGGTGCAATGAAACGCCCATCTGACGTACCGCCTGCGGTAGACAATTCGGTAGTTTGCCCGCTGACCGCTTGAATGGCGGCGACACTCGCATCAACTAAATCCCCGCGCGGTGTCAGGAATGGATTTCCCGAAAGCGTCCACTTCAACTCATATTTCAGCCCGTGGCGATTAAAGATCGTTTCTACCTGTTCGCGCAAACCCATTTCGGTTTGTTGCGTCGAAAAGCGAAAGTTGAATTCCACATGCAACGTTCCCGGAATCACATTATTCGCACCCGTCCCGCCCTTGATATTGGAAATCTGGAAGCTGGTCGGCGGGAAAAACTCGTTACCCTTGTCCCATTCAATGCTCACCAGTTCCGCCAACGCAGGCGCGGCGCGGTGGATGGGGTTGTCTGCCAAATGCGGGTACGCCACATGCCCTTGCTGCCCGATCACGGTTAATACGCCATTGAGCGAACCGCGCCGCCCGTTTTTCACCACATCGCCCACGCAGCAAGTACTCGATGGTTCGCCGACCAAACACCAGTCGATTTTCTCGTTACGCTGTTCTAGCACCTCCACGACCCTGACCGTGCCATTGATGGAAGGGCCTTCTTCGTCGCTGGTGATTAGGAAAGCAATCGAACCTTGGTGCTCAGGGTTGTCGCGCACGAAGGTTTCGCAGGCAATCGTGAATGCGGCAATGCTGCCTTTCATATCCGCCGCGCCACGCCCGTAGAGCATTCCATCACGGATTTCCGGCTGAAACGGGTGGCTATCCCATGCTTCTAAAGGTCCGGTGGGGACAACATCGGTATGCCCTGCAAAGCAAAACACGGGTGAGGTCGTGCCACGGCGTAGCCAGATATTATCCACGTCACCAAAGCGCAGGTGTTCAGCCACAAAGCCCAGCGGCGCAAGGCGGTCAGCCAGTAATTGCTGGCAACCTTCGTCCAATGGGGTGACGGAGGGACGCGAAATCAGGTCGATAGCAAGATCGAGAGTTGGAGTCATGCAAGTTCCTTTACCCCTCACCCCAACCCCTCTCCCTCAAGGGGCGAGGGGCTAAGAGTGGAGTAGGGCGTGTGTTAATTTTCTTGTTCCCCCTCTCCCCTTGAGGGAGAGGGGGCTAGGGGGTGAGGGGTTCTTCAATTCTGAAAAAGCTGGCGGTAAGAATCCGGTGAAAAGCCCACCACATGCCGCGTTCCGATATCGAGCAGCGGACGTTTGATAATGGAAGGCTGTTCTTCCATCACCACTAACGCAATCGCCTCATCCATGTTCTCGCGGGTTTCTTCTGGCAGTTTGCGCCAGGTCGTGCCTTTGCGGTTGACCAGCGTTTCCCAGCCGAATTCGTCCACCCATGCGCGTAACCAGACCGGATTCACGCCATCCTTACGAAAATCGTGGAAGGTGTATTCAATGCCGCGTTCACCGAGCCATGCACGGGCTTTTTTTACGGTGTCGCAATTGGGGATGCCGTACAGTATCGTCATTTGTCGTACCACTTGTGGTAAGAACGGCGTTTGCCATTGGGTGGTCGGTAACTGCCCGCCGAACGTTGGGTAATCACGCCTTCGATGCGTTTCATGCCGCTGATTTCGATGGCTTCGTAGTCGTCGTTCAGGGCAACGAGGATGTATTTACCCTCAATGATACGCAACTGGCGGAAAATGTATTCGTCTTTGTCGTCAATCGCGAACACATACGCGCCGTCACGCACGATGCCGGTCGGGTCGATCACAATCACACAGCCTTTGGCGAATTCCGGCTCCATGCTGTCGTCAATAACCTGCATCGCGTAGGGTTCGTTTTCGGAGCAACTGCCTTCGGAACTCATATTGTGTTTGAAATCTTGCCCAGTGGCATTGAGATTTTGCTTGAAGGTTTCAACGTTGATACGGGTTTCGGACATGGCTTATACCTCCACGGGAGCAACAGGGTGGTCGAGGCTGAATTCGCTGGCAATAACGTGGCGTTGCGGTTCGTACCAATGCAATTTGCTATGCAAATTAACCACTTCACCGACGATGGTGAGGGTGGGGGCGCGGACACCGCTGTCTTTCACCAATTGCGGTAAGGTGGCAATCGTACCGATGTGGACGCGCTGATTGCGTGTGGTGCCTTGTTCCACCAGTGCCGCAGGCGTGTCGCCGGAACGCCCGAAGGCTTGTAATTGCTGGCTGATGACTTCGATGCCGGTCAAGCCCATGTAAAACACCACGGTTTGATTCGGTTGCGACAATTGCGCCCAATTCAGGTCAATGCTGCCGTCTTTCAAATGTCCGGTAGCAAAGGTGCAGGATTGCGCGTAATCGCGATGTGTCAACGGAATCCCCGCGTAAGACGAACAGCCAGAGGCGGCGGTAATGCCGGGGACGACTTGGAACGGTACACCATTTTCCGCCAGCGTTTCGATTTCTTCGCCGCCGCGTCCGAAAATGAATGGGTCGCCGCCTTTCAGACGCAACACGCGCTTGCCTTGCTTGGCGAGTTTCACCAGCAAGTCGTTGATTTGGTCTTGCGGTACGGCGTGGCTGGCTTTTTCTTTGCCGACGTAAATGCGTTCGGCGCGTTGGTTTGCCATGTCCAGAATCGACTTGGAGACGAGGCGGTCGTACACCATCACGTCGGCTTGCTGCATCAAGCGTAAGGCTTTGAAGGTCAGCAAATCGGGGTCGCCGGGGCCTGCACCGACCAAATACACTTCGCCCATGGTTTGTCCGTTGGGGTAGCTTGCCAGCATTTCATCCAGCAAACGCCGCGCATCCTCGACGTGACCTGCGTACACCAATTCGGCAAAGGGGCCTTTCAGGGCTTGTTCCCAGAAGGTTTTGCGCTGTGCTTCGGGTAGGTGTTTTTTCACAATGTCGCGGTATTCTTCGGTGATACCGGCGAGTTCGCCGCATTGGGGCGGAATCATGGTTTCCAGCTTCATCCGCAATTGCCGAGCCAACACGGGGGACGCACCACCCGTTGATACTGCAACCATAACAGGAGAACGATCGACGACCGAGGGAATAATGAAATTGCCGACGGTCGCATCATCCACCACATTGACGAGAATATGGCGTGCATCTGCCATGCGAGCAATTCGAGCGTTTACGGCGGGATTGTTGGTGGCTGCAATCACCAGAAATTGCCCGTCAATGTCGCTGTCTTCAAACGGGCGCGTGTGATGCTTGACTTTGTAACCGCTGATGGTAAGCGCCATTTCTGCGGTGATGAACGGCGATACCAGCGTCACGACAGCTCCCGCTTTAAGCAGGCTGTCTACTTTACGTTCGGCTACTTTGCCACCGCCAACAACGAGGCACTGACGGTTATGCAGGTCGAGAAAGACGGGAAAACGATCCATTTATCACCTAAAAACTGGGTTATTTGCCACGTTTGGGGCGGCTTTCGTAGTGGACGACACCTTTGACGAGTTCGCCATACGGGAAATCGGCAATGTTAGCGTATTTTGACAGCGCGATGTTGACCAATTCGTAGATGTCTTGCGTGGTTTTTGCCGCTATTTGCTCAGGAAAAAGGTGCTGTTGCAGGGCTAATGTGCCGCCTGCTTGCACTTTGAGTTCCTTATTGTGCGGTAAAGGGCCATCAATCAGGGTTTCACGCAGGGCAAAGCGGGATTTTTCACGCAATGTGTCCAAAAAAACCGTGCAATTGGCGAGGCTGGCTTCCGATTTGCAGCCCACCGCTTCACGGGTTGCCAGCAGGAAACGCTCGTGGCGGCTGCAATCGCAACGGCGATTATTTAACGCTTTCTCGAATACGCAGCGGTTGGCGTTAACTTCGCGGTAAACACTGCGGTATTGGTCTTCATCCATGCGCGGCTTACTTTTCCCATTCCATCAGGATGGGTTTTTCGCGGGTTTCGTGCAGGTTTTCTTCGGCTTCCAATTGGCTGGCGGCGAAGACGATTTTGACGATGGCTTTGTCTCCCGGTTCTTGTTGTGCACGTAGGCTACGTGCCAGTTCACGAGCTGCGGGGTATGTTTCGCACGCTTCTTGCAAATCCAGATTTTTGATCATCGGGTTGGGTTGGGTGATTTTGAACACGTAGTAGGGCATGGATTTACCTCAAGAGTAAAAGGGTGGTTTGCGCCAGCAAGGGTTTGATCAAGGGTTCGAGGCGTTTGCGCATCACTGAACCGACCGAATCGTTGCCACCAAAATACGGAATGAGGGAATCTTCCCCCATTTGCGCGAGTATTAACATAGCCTTAAATAGGGGCAATGTGTCGGGATTCAAGGTGTCACGCACGGCTTTTGCGTCGGCTGGGCAATCATCATCCGTGTGGCAAAATTGTTCGGCGCGTTGTAGGGCGGTATTCAGGTCGCGTACTCCACGAGATTCCGGCAACGGCAGCGGGAAGCGTTTGTCGATGGCGATGAATAAGGAGATGACGACTTCTTGATCGACGGGCTTTTCGAGCGCGAGTTGCAGGGCGCGTAGCCAATTTTGCCCTGCGCTGTTCAGTGTTTGGCTGAGGGCTTGGGCGTAAGGATTACCTGCTTCAAGTTGCATCGCTAGTTGTGCGGTAAGGTCGGCGTGGTGACGGTGCGGCTTGGCGGGCAAGGGGATGTAGGTGGGGTCAGCGTGCAGGAAGCCGATGTAGAACGGGTTTTTGCGTTTGGCGCGTTCCCAGAGTTTGCTGCGTTCGGCGGGGGAAATGAGTTCACCTTGCAGGCAGAGGCGCACGGTGTCTACTACGTCGAGTTGGATTTCCTCGAAGGGCAGGAATTCGAGCAGGTAGGCGGTGAGTTCTTTGCCGAGTTCGCCCGCGACAACTTCGGGGTTTTCTAATAGGCAACGGGCGTTGGTGGCGCTGGGGCTTGCCCACCAAGCGCGTTTTGCGATGTCGTGGCTTAAGCCGGGGGTGTAGACCACGGCGGCGACGGCTTCGGGTTCGCCGAGGAGCAGCATTTGGTCGAGGTTGTTGCGGGCGTGGCCCATGCGCGTCCAGCGTTTCAGGAAGATCGGGTAGCCGCCGGGTGAGCCGGTGACTTTCATGGAGAGTAATTCGCGTACCCAGCGCAGGTATTGCTCGTCCCGCGCTGTGGGGTTGAGGCGCACTTTCGCTTCGCCGCGCTCGGTGAGGGCGTGGACGGTCATGGTGGACTCGTTGATGCGCACGGCTTGCAGCGGTTGAGCAAGCAGGACATTGAGCCGCAGGTTGTCTTCGTTGGAAAGCTGCAAGGTGTGTACCGATTATCCTAGGGAATATGTCAAGATTATCGGGGTAGGCGGTCGGGATGCCAATAACCCTGTTGTGGTAGTCAGCTATCCTCAGCTTTGGTGCGTAAAGCGTAAAAATCACTCACGAAGGTTTCAAACGTTCCCGCTGCAATCGCGTCACGGATACCGCGCATCAATTCTTG
This window harbors:
- a CDS encoding LPS-assembly protein LptD encodes the protein MRTRLQQHFLLSTLLAVACSPAVALAQTGWMACPVPATDKTNGVQRPGNLSPQAVYIEADTALFRSQGISTMSGNVHISQENNKLTADQASYEQPAGIVTASGGVNFSSNDMQVRSRELRYNLPQNTGEMQEAEYDLSQANGQGFSKRVVQESPDLTRLEDSTYTTCPVDKPDWSLNASTIYLDHRKERGSARNATLKIRNVPIGYLPYFSFPLTDARKSGFLWPVMSTNERSGLQLSLPYYWNLAPNYDLTLTPSLLTNRGLQLGTEFRYLTDKHRGEAAYVLLPNDSESDKDNRYYFNVKNDTRFDPKSSLQLKAEGVSDDQYFVDLGNSLEATSVVNLERRLEYRTSGQYWSFSTLLQDYQVLDGGIAPHARLPQLLVRYDPPQTYNGLNLDAETEYTNFTGSTTETNGTRLDFTTRASKRFSSEAAYVKPSLTLRHTQYQLDDADSTQISRTVPSASVDAGLFFERNIKQGRYIQTLEPRLFYTYTPYRDQSNIPVFDSSARSLNYNQLFAENRFTGKDRIGDANHLTASVSTRVQSPEDGRELFRASIGQVYHFDERKVTLPDEAPLQGDRSELILEAAGEINPRTRLSTTAYWDSKENSVNAGEVRVNYKDDKKRILNVGYAQRKGNFESANLSLSVPVNEHWKAVGAWERDLQNNRNLETVIGAEYESCCWKTRVASRNYLLPDNTTRENAVFVEFELKGLGNFGSGTRDLLQNRVYGYE
- a CDS encoding DNA-binding protein, whose amino-acid sequence is MTTLQSNSQDNETGHTSMQTDDAMNKRGRGRPKGATSSTLADVRTQAADEKRKIREELTHKINQLRNQLEELDANYKEEVRELREALRASEQREAFFRAALEDRLQVVAEHIHKSLTDWANAELEEGQITQRKRGRPRKTFK
- the dapE gene encoding succinyl-diaminopimelate desuccinylase yields the protein MTPTLDLAIDLISRPSVTPLDEGCQQLLADRLAPLGFVAEHLRFGDVDNIWLRRGTTSPVFCFAGHTDVVPTGPLEAWDSHPFQPEIRDGMLYGRGAADMKGSIAAFTIACETFVRDNPEHQGSIAFLITSDEEGPSINGTVRVVEVLEQRNEKIDWCLVGEPSSTCCVGDVVKNGRRGSLNGVLTVIGQQGHVAYPHLADNPIHRAAPALAELVSIEWDKGNEFFPPTSFQISNIKGGTGANNVIPGTLHVEFNFRFSTQQTEMGLREQVETIFNRHGLKYELKWTLSGNPFLTPRGDLVDASVAAIQAVSGQTTELSTAGGTSDGRFIAPTGAQVMELGPVNKTIHKVNECVAVDDLNALTIIYQKILERLLIKDVPG
- a CDS encoding ArsC family reductase; translated protein: MTILYGIPNCDTVKKARAWLGERGIEYTFHDFRKDGVNPVWLRAWVDEFGWETLVNRKGTTWRKLPEETRENMDEAIALVVMEEQPSIIKRPLLDIGTRHVVGFSPDSYRQLFQN
- a CDS encoding S24 family peptidase, producing MSETRINVETFKQNLNATGQDFKHNMSSEGSCSENEPYAMQVIDDSMEPEFAKGCVIVIDPTGIVRDGAYVFAIDDKDEYIFRQLRIIEGKYILVALNDDYEAIEISGMKRIEGVITQRSAGSYRPPNGKRRSYHKWYDK
- the cysG gene encoding siroheme synthase CysG → MDRFPVFLDLHNRQCLVVGGGKVAERKVDSLLKAGAVVTLVSPFITAEMALTISGYKVKHHTRPFEDSDIDGQFLVIAATNNPAVNARIARMADARHILVNVVDDATVGNFIIPSVVDRSPVMVAVSTGGASPVLARQLRMKLETMIPPQCGELAGITEEYRDIVKKHLPEAQRKTFWEQALKGPFAELVYAGHVEDARRLLDEMLASYPNGQTMGEVYLVGAGPGDPDLLTFKALRLMQQADVMVYDRLVSKSILDMANQRAERIYVGKEKASHAVPQDQINDLLVKLAKQGKRVLRLKGGDPFIFGRGGEEIETLAENGVPFQVVPGITAASGCSSYAGIPLTHRDYAQSCTFATGHLKDGSIDLNWAQLSQPNQTVVFYMGLTGIEVISQQLQAFGRSGDTPAALVEQGTTRNQRVHIGTIATLPQLVKDSGVRAPTLTIVGEVVNLHSKLHWYEPQRHVIASEFSLDHPVAPVEV